The sequence GTGCGCCTGAGCCGGAAAGGTACTTGACACCATGGCGACCTTGACGTTCACCGCCCCGTCCAGCCACTCCTTGCCCATCAGAGTCGCTAAAATCGCGATGATAATCGCACCCCCCGCCAGGTACATTGACTTACCCGGCTTGCGTAGCGCATGCGCACCGGGCTTGGCGCCGGGGTCGATACGGAGCTTTGAATAATCTTCCATTTATTAAACGCATACCCCGCGCTCTTGCCGCGGGTACCTCAGCGATGGGGTTTCCAAAGGGGAGAAGCGCAGCTCTCCCCTTCGGTCAAGGGCGGGGTTCATACCCCGCCCGCGAAGTATATTGATTATTCCTCGTTAGACCGCGAGATGCGTGCGCGCGCCGCTTGGATCACCTCTAGGTTACCCGTGAGGAGCCGGCGGTGATCGCGCGCGAGCAGGTTGGATTTTTTCGCCAGCTCGGCCGCCCGGTCCGAGTAACCTTGTTGCAGCCTCAATACCGCGAGCCGGTGCCAGAGCCATGGATTACGGGGTTCGATCCGAAGCGCCCGTTCGAGCGTGGCTGCCGCTTGCTCACCATGGCCGGCCTCGCCTTGCGACCGGGCCAAGCGCAGTAAGGCCGCGACCGCTCGGCTCACCGCGGAGGCGGCCGGCTCCATGGAGATCCGGGCGCTCTTGCTCTCAGCGGCGGCGGTTAACGCATTCCAGGGCTGGACCGCCGCGCCAACATCAACCAAGGCCGACACCAAAACGGTCCCCAGAAATCGACGCCGAAGCTTCATTAGAACAATCCTCGCACGGCCGGCGCATAATCGCTCTCTTCATGCCGATCGCACTGCACCTGCCTGGAAGGAATAAAGGGCGTGATGAAGGGATAGCGCCGGGATCCGGGGCAGGACGGAGTGGTACGCGCCATCGCCCGGACATCCACCCACTGCCACTCCACGCCACGCGGCACCGCCAGATCGAGGGTGGCCGGAGGG is a genomic window of Pseudomonadota bacterium containing:
- a CDS encoding tetratricopeptide repeat protein — protein: MKLRRRFLGTVLVSALVDVGAAVQPWNALTAAAESKSARISMEPAASAVSRAVAALLRLARSQGEAGHGEQAAATLERALRIEPRNPWLWHRLAVLRLQQGYSDRAAELAKKSNLLARDHRRLLTGNLEVIQAARARISRSNEE